A part of Flexistipes sp. genomic DNA contains:
- the recR gene encoding recombination mediator RecR translates to MLKIKSFDKCVFELGKLPGIGRKTALRLAMYIMKMNERDVKELADSIVDLKQNIKFCKECGGLSDGELCSICADSYRDKRVVCVVEEPKDIFIIESSGRYKGVYHVLGGKIAPLDGIGPDELNLQRLIDLACENKVDEVIIATNPDIEGETTATYVYKLLKDFDVKMTRIASGVPTGGLLEFSDDITILKAIENRREMY, encoded by the coding sequence ATGCTAAAAATCAAGAGTTTTGACAAATGCGTTTTCGAATTGGGCAAGCTGCCCGGCATCGGACGAAAAACAGCACTGAGACTTGCCATGTATATCATGAAAATGAATGAGAGGGATGTCAAAGAGCTTGCAGACAGCATTGTCGATTTGAAACAGAATATAAAGTTCTGCAAAGAGTGCGGAGGATTGTCCGATGGTGAATTATGCAGTATCTGCGCAGACTCATACAGGGATAAAAGAGTAGTCTGTGTTGTGGAGGAGCCCAAAGATATATTTATTATCGAATCCAGCGGAAGGTATAAAGGTGTGTACCATGTCCTTGGCGGCAAGATTGCACCGCTGGACGGGATAGGTCCTGATGAGCTGAATCTTCAGAGACTTATCGACCTTGCTTGTGAAAACAAGGTTGATGAAGTTATCATTGCCACAAACCCTGATATTGAAGGAGAAACCACCGCAACTTATGTGTATAAACTGCTAAAAGACTTCGATGTTAAAATGACAAGGATAGCCAGCGGTGTCCCCACCGGCGGACTGCTGGAGTTTTCTGATGATATCACCATATTAAAAGCTATTGAGAACAGAAGGGAAATGTATTAA
- a CDS encoding amino acid ABC transporter permease, with product MQGKKYNLFWNFIFVLIIVSVCFGVYYASKRVDYIWRWERLLQYFVYEDVTNIRTPVAGNVKVTDGKIKVIPMQAGEPYTVKKFETKQVSDGDLVFEGDILASNSRTRAGPLLTGLYMTIKLSIVAIFFAIIIGVLTGIARISSNPALKKLAVTYIELIRGTPLLVQIFIFYFFIGTVLHLNRFTSGTAALAVFTGAYIAEIVRAGIQSIPKGQMEASRSLGMNYFQAMRHIIMPQALKRTLPPMAGQFISLIKDSSLVSVISITDLTKSGREIVTSTFSPFEVWFSVALLYLVLTSSLSFFVQILERRLSESD from the coding sequence ATGCAGGGTAAAAAATACAATCTGTTCTGGAATTTTATTTTTGTACTGATCATCGTTTCCGTCTGTTTCGGAGTTTATTATGCATCCAAAAGGGTGGATTACATCTGGCGTTGGGAACGGTTGTTGCAGTATTTTGTTTATGAAGATGTCACCAATATAAGAACTCCGGTGGCTGGTAATGTTAAAGTAACTGATGGGAAAATAAAAGTAATCCCCATGCAGGCAGGAGAACCGTACACTGTAAAAAAGTTTGAGACGAAGCAGGTGAGTGATGGTGACCTGGTCTTCGAAGGGGATATATTAGCTTCAAATTCAAGAACAAGGGCCGGTCCGCTGTTGACCGGTCTTTATATGACCATAAAGCTTTCCATTGTGGCAATATTTTTTGCCATAATTATCGGTGTACTTACAGGTATTGCAAGAATATCCAGTAATCCTGCTCTAAAAAAGCTGGCAGTCACCTATATTGAACTGATAAGGGGTACCCCCCTTCTTGTTCAGATTTTCATTTTTTACTTTTTTATAGGTACTGTACTTCATCTTAACCGTTTTACGTCGGGTACTGCAGCACTTGCTGTTTTTACAGGAGCTTACATTGCTGAGATTGTAAGAGCCGGCATTCAGTCCATACCCAAAGGGCAGATGGAGGCTTCCAGGAGTCTCGGCATGAATTATTTCCAGGCAATGAGACACATAATTATGCCTCAGGCTTTAAAAAGGACACTGCCGCCTATGGCAGGACAGTTTATTTCGCTTATAAAGGACTCTTCGCTGGTTTCGGTAATTTCAATAACGGATCTTACCAAATCAGGAAGGGAGATTGTCACATCAACCTTTTCACCTTTTGAGGTATGGTTTAGTGTTGCTCTTTTATACCTGGTATTAACGTCATCGCTGTCGTTTTTTGTTCAAATTTTGGAAAGGAGATTATCAGAGAGTGATTGA
- a CDS encoding roadblock/LC7 domain-containing protein: MSDSSWIYNEKIIKRLEKEVELLKNESGATAAFLVDKNGQPVATSTSVSEYDTTSIAALVAGNVAATDGLAKLLGEKEFSLLFHEGENEHVHISLIFNVIILVVIFDESTSLGLIRLRVKKFITKIEEFLRSSFQDTDNDPKNIFGDITDDEIEGLFDPKESEQ, from the coding sequence ATGAGCGATAGTTCATGGATCTATAATGAGAAAATCATAAAAAGACTGGAAAAAGAAGTTGAGCTGCTGAAAAATGAGTCAGGTGCAACAGCCGCCTTCCTTGTGGACAAAAACGGGCAGCCTGTTGCAACTTCTACGTCGGTGTCCGAGTATGATACTACTTCAATTGCAGCACTAGTGGCGGGCAATGTAGCTGCTACCGATGGTCTGGCAAAACTTCTCGGGGAAAAAGAATTCTCTCTTCTTTTCCACGAAGGTGAGAATGAGCACGTACACATAAGCTTGATTTTTAATGTTATAATTCTTGTTGTTATCTTCGATGAATCAACATCACTGGGTCTTATAAGACTGCGGGTAAAGAAATTTATAACGAAAATAGAGGAATTTCTGAGATCTTCTTTCCAAGATACTGACAATGATCCAAAAAATATTTTTGGAGATATAACCGATGATGAAATAGAGGGCCTGTTCGACCCAAAAGAATCTGAGCAATAA
- a CDS encoding Rne/Rng family ribonuclease produces MAKDIIINSTVNEARIAVLDNGSVSEIYIERTKNKGVAGNIYRGKVVKVLPGMQSAFVDIGLNKAAFLHVADVYISDMDHFSLMEDRVANEIDDEVDVDENGGIKEKVFVPIEELLQEEQEIVVQVAKEPIGQKGARITTHLTIPGRYLVLMPTYDHIGVSRRIESEEERERLKNILLSIKPDNIGLIARTVSEGSEEQELRQDMDYLMRIWSKTQNHSQQGKVPSLIYEDLDLVYRILRDMTTDDVKSIIIDNKSTFMNMKSFIREYLPDLKVDLQLYENDMPIFDYYNIEIEISRLLDRRVWLKSGGYIVIDQAEALTVIDVNTGRYVGKRNFDETVLKTNLEAAKEIALQLRLRNLGGIIIVDFIDMEKEEHKQKVLQTLENELKSDRAKASVVNISPLGLFEITRKRVQDSLTKTLSEACPYCEGRGLVKSKVTTCYDILREVRRIAPYFSKKRIFVEAHSEVVDNILNYEKESIDEIELTYSIDIEIKPNDKYHLEHFDVIPLEKM; encoded by the coding sequence TTGGCAAAAGACATAATAATAAATTCGACAGTAAACGAGGCACGCATCGCTGTCCTGGATAACGGCAGCGTATCTGAAATCTACATAGAAAGAACTAAAAACAAAGGCGTTGCAGGCAACATATACAGAGGGAAAGTTGTAAAAGTTCTGCCCGGTATGCAGTCTGCTTTTGTGGATATCGGACTGAACAAAGCGGCTTTTCTGCATGTGGCAGATGTGTATATAAGCGACATGGATCATTTTTCACTAATGGAAGACAGGGTTGCCAATGAGATAGATGATGAAGTGGATGTGGATGAAAACGGAGGCATAAAGGAAAAAGTTTTTGTTCCTATAGAAGAGCTTCTCCAGGAAGAACAGGAAATAGTTGTTCAGGTGGCAAAAGAACCCATCGGACAAAAAGGTGCCCGTATAACCACCCACCTGACAATACCGGGAAGATACCTTGTACTGATGCCCACTTACGATCATATCGGGGTATCCAGAAGGATTGAAAGCGAGGAGGAAAGGGAGCGGCTGAAAAATATACTGCTCTCAATCAAGCCTGATAATATCGGTCTGATTGCAAGAACGGTAAGTGAAGGCTCCGAGGAACAGGAGTTAAGACAGGATATGGATTATCTTATGCGTATCTGGTCGAAAACACAGAATCATTCACAACAGGGAAAAGTTCCATCTCTGATATATGAAGACCTGGATCTTGTTTACAGGATATTAAGGGATATGACCACGGATGATGTAAAATCCATTATTATTGACAATAAATCCACTTTTATGAATATGAAATCCTTTATACGCGAATACCTGCCCGATTTAAAAGTGGATTTGCAGCTTTATGAAAATGATATGCCGATTTTCGATTATTATAATATTGAAATTGAAATAAGCAGACTGCTTGACAGAAGGGTATGGTTAAAATCGGGCGGTTATATCGTTATTGACCAGGCTGAAGCGCTTACAGTGATAGACGTAAACACGGGTCGTTATGTGGGCAAGAGAAATTTTGACGAAACAGTCCTGAAAACAAACCTGGAGGCAGCCAAAGAGATAGCTTTGCAGCTGCGTTTGAGAAATCTCGGAGGCATCATCATAGTTGATTTTATCGATATGGAAAAAGAAGAACATAAGCAGAAAGTTCTTCAGACGCTGGAAAATGAACTGAAAAGCGACAGAGCAAAAGCCTCGGTGGTAAATATTTCCCCGCTCGGGCTTTTTGAAATAACCAGGAAACGTGTTCAGGACAGCCTGACAAAAACATTGAGTGAAGCCTGCCCCTATTGTGAGGGTAGAGGTTTGGTTAAATCAAAAGTAACAACATGTTACGATATCCTTAGAGAAGTCAGGAGAATTGCCCCCTATTTTAGCAAGAAGAGAATTTTTGTGGAAGCCCATTCAGAAGTGGTTGACAATATACTAAACTATGAAAAGGAAAGCATCGACGAAATAGAGCTTACGTACAGCATAGATATAGAAATCAAACCGAACGATAAATATCATCTGGAACATTTCGATGTCATTCCACTGGAAAAGATGTAA
- a CDS encoding RlmE family RNA methyltransferase, translating into MYKRKDRFYKKAKQEGYKSRAAYKLKEINDKHNIISKNDYVLDAGAAPGGWSQILLETVDKGGMVVGVDLLDVEGISCNNFTFIKGNLFEDDTLEKILSISSSYDVVASDAAPNTSGQKFADHAKSIELVKNIYAFSRKVLKNNGNFVAKLFDGEDTKDFVDNLKKSFKKVSIYRPQSTRKNSFEIYLICKGYTDGK; encoded by the coding sequence ATGTACAAAAGAAAGGACAGGTTTTATAAAAAGGCAAAACAGGAAGGCTACAAATCCAGAGCTGCTTATAAACTGAAAGAAATCAACGACAAACACAACATTATATCAAAAAATGATTATGTCCTGGATGCCGGTGCTGCCCCGGGCGGATGGTCTCAAATTTTACTTGAAACCGTCGACAAGGGCGGAATGGTTGTCGGGGTTGATCTACTTGATGTGGAAGGGATCAGCTGTAATAATTTTACATTCATTAAAGGAAATCTTTTTGAGGATGATACTCTTGAGAAAATTCTTAGCATAAGCAGCTCTTATGATGTTGTGGCATCAGATGCGGCTCCCAATACCTCCGGACAGAAATTTGCCGATCATGCAAAAAGTATCGAACTTGTCAAAAATATATATGCTTTCAGCAGAAAAGTTTTAAAAAATAACGGTAATTTTGTTGCTAAACTTTTCGACGGGGAAGATACCAAAGATTTTGTGGATAATCTGAAAAAGTCATTCAAAAAGGTTTCTATCTACAGACCTCAATCCACAAGAAAAAACTCTTTCGAAATTTATCTTATATGCAAAGGATACACAGATGGAAAATAA
- a CDS encoding transporter substrate-binding domain-containing protein encodes MRKVLLSIALVFLMAFSVFANSNELWEQSTLNKVMKRGVLRVGMEAGYMPFEIKNKQGEIIGFDVDIAKLMAKEMGVKLELVNTAWDGIIPALLTKKFDIIMSGMTITPQRNLQINFADPVVVVGQTILIRKELADEVDSYRDLNDPKYTIATKLGVTADFATKKYMPKAKLRLFETEPEAAMEVINGKADAFVYDLPYCSIFYSQYKDQLVFLDEPFTYEPLAWAVRKGDPDFINWLNNFLAQIKGDGRYDMIYQKWFESDAWLEQVQ; translated from the coding sequence ATGAGAAAAGTATTACTAAGTATTGCTCTGGTTTTTTTGATGGCATTTTCTGTATTTGCCAATTCCAATGAACTTTGGGAACAGTCAACACTTAACAAGGTTATGAAACGGGGTGTTCTTCGTGTGGGAATGGAAGCGGGTTACATGCCTTTTGAAATCAAAAACAAGCAGGGTGAGATAATCGGATTTGATGTTGATATTGCAAAGCTTATGGCAAAAGAGATGGGTGTGAAACTTGAGCTTGTAAATACGGCCTGGGATGGAATTATTCCGGCACTTCTCACCAAAAAATTTGATATCATTATGTCCGGTATGACTATTACGCCCCAGAGAAATCTGCAGATTAACTTTGCCGATCCGGTTGTTGTTGTCGGTCAGACTATTCTCATTAGAAAAGAGCTGGCTGATGAGGTGGACAGTTACAGAGATCTGAATGATCCCAAATATACAATAGCTACAAAACTGGGCGTTACAGCAGATTTCGCCACAAAAAAGTATATGCCGAAAGCTAAGCTGAGACTTTTTGAAACAGAGCCCGAGGCTGCAATGGAAGTAATAAACGGTAAAGCCGATGCATTTGTTTACGACCTTCCTTACTGTTCGATTTTCTATTCTCAGTATAAAGATCAACTTGTTTTTCTTGATGAGCCTTTCACATATGAGCCGCTTGCCTGGGCTGTAAGAAAGGGTGATCCGGATTTTATTAACTGGCTTAATAATTTCCTTGCCCAGATCAAAGGTGACGGAAGATATGATATGATTTATCAGAAATGGTTTGAAAGCGACGCCTGGTTAGAGCAGGTTCAGTAG
- a CDS encoding GTP-binding protein: MSFINYSTKELNCKIVYYGPGLCGKTTNLQYIYNKTDEKNKGKMISLATETERTLFFDFMPLKLGEIKGFKVRFHLYTVPGQVFYNASRKLILKGADGVVFVADSQVDRMDANMDSFENLRDNLQEHGYNLDKMPLALQYNKRDLADIVPVNELEKALNYRNIKSYEAIAIQGKGVFDTLKGIAKDVIKKIKG, translated from the coding sequence TTGTCATTTATTAACTATTCCACCAAAGAACTTAACTGTAAAATCGTATATTACGGTCCGGGTTTATGCGGCAAAACCACAAATTTACAATACATCTACAATAAAACGGATGAAAAAAATAAGGGGAAGATGATTTCTCTTGCCACCGAAACAGAGAGGACACTCTTCTTTGATTTCATGCCCCTCAAACTGGGAGAAATCAAAGGATTTAAAGTGCGTTTTCATCTTTACACCGTTCCTGGTCAGGTATTTTACAATGCCAGCAGAAAGCTGATTCTCAAAGGTGCAGACGGTGTTGTTTTTGTGGCAGATTCGCAGGTTGACAGAATGGATGCAAACATGGACAGTTTTGAAAACCTCCGTGATAACCTCCAGGAGCACGGCTACAACCTGGATAAGATGCCGCTGGCACTGCAATATAATAAAAGAGATCTTGCGGATATTGTCCCTGTAAATGAACTGGAGAAAGCACTTAATTACAGAAATATAAAGTCTTACGAAGCTATCGCCATTCAGGGAAAGGGCGTTTTTGACACATTGAAGGGCATAGCCAAGGATGTGATCAAAAAGATTAAGGGGTAA
- the larB gene encoding nickel pincer cofactor biosynthesis protein LarB, which translates to MENKIAELFTKIEAGELSADEALNLIKKNEMIGDDYFIDRHRKQRLGFDEIIFGMSKTVDQIAKITDKYKQEKLDFICTGLDDRKMDILKKRYPEFEFIPKAGIMKNISSVPTKIKGKAAIITAGTSDAKVAHETGEILNCLGVNCEKFIDIGVAGIHRIFHFKKEIAESNVLIVIAGMEGALPTVIGGMFAQPVVAVPASVGYGVSAGGYSALLSMLSSCAGGITVVNIDNGFGAAMAAFRILKSGQVEK; encoded by the coding sequence ATGGAAAATAAAATTGCAGAACTTTTTACCAAAATTGAAGCCGGTGAATTATCTGCAGATGAGGCGTTGAATCTTATAAAAAAGAATGAAATGATCGGGGACGATTATTTCATCGATAGACACCGGAAGCAAAGGCTTGGTTTTGATGAAATAATTTTCGGAATGTCCAAAACGGTGGATCAGATAGCTAAGATAACGGATAAATACAAACAGGAAAAACTTGATTTTATCTGTACCGGTCTGGATGATAGAAAAATGGACATTTTAAAAAAACGGTATCCCGAATTCGAATTTATTCCCAAAGCAGGCATCATGAAAAATATTTCATCCGTTCCGACTAAAATAAAAGGCAAAGCGGCTATAATAACGGCAGGAACTTCCGATGCAAAAGTGGCGCACGAAACGGGAGAGATATTGAACTGTCTCGGTGTAAACTGTGAAAAATTTATAGATATAGGTGTAGCGGGGATCCACAGAATATTTCACTTCAAAAAGGAAATTGCCGAATCAAATGTATTGATAGTGATCGCCGGGATGGAAGGAGCACTTCCCACAGTGATCGGCGGCATGTTTGCCCAGCCTGTGGTGGCTGTACCTGCTTCAGTGGGTTACGGTGTGTCAGCAGGCGGATACAGTGCCTTGTTGTCGATGCTTTCAAGCTGCGCAGGCGGAATAACTGTGGTAAATATAGACAACGGTTTTGGAGCTGCAATGGCTGCATTCCGCATATTAAAATCAGGTCAGGTTGAAAAATAA
- the dnaX gene encoding DNA polymerase III subunit gamma/tau, translating to MAYLALARKYRPQNFHEIVGQDFVVKTLSNAIELGRISHAYLFTGPRGVGKTSTARIFAKAVNCKTPDGVNPCNTCEICEEITDGSSMDVMEIDGASNRGIDEIRQLRESVRFIPAKCNYKIYIIDEVHMLTEPAFNALLKTLEEPPEHVIFIMATTDAHRIPPTILSRCQRYDFKKIPADFMYDYLSGVLQKEEIEHDKDAVSVIMRNSEGCMRDALSLVDQIVAYSGGTVNIQDTSYLLGLSDYTIINRLFELVLNEDITAVVKHTEEINLKGLDYIFITKTIIEYLKHIMFAKATGYFPEKELTSEEIKYFTKIMEKIDENRAFVLFQLFQKLLQDLKFYDMQQYVFEFGLYKAANISKIIDASAAASKSAPIPENKTAAKTSDTYGKSTDSKIDLNDTDKMWDKLLDQISKYNPSTSANLSHGYIITSDSNNFKVGFSEAKRFHYDIVNKKEHMDIITNVVRNFFGDDRKLSIVLENGSKKKGLSEKKEELETYHEKKTKEEINKNEMISKIKNEFNGKITNIKVYKANK from the coding sequence ATGGCGTATTTGGCTTTAGCAAGAAAATACAGACCACAGAATTTTCATGAAATAGTCGGACAGGACTTTGTGGTAAAAACACTCAGCAATGCAATCGAACTGGGAAGAATATCGCACGCATATCTTTTTACCGGTCCTAGGGGTGTCGGCAAAACAAGTACGGCTCGTATTTTTGCAAAAGCCGTTAACTGCAAAACTCCCGATGGTGTAAACCCATGCAACACTTGTGAAATATGTGAAGAAATAACAGACGGTTCATCTATGGACGTCATGGAGATCGACGGAGCATCCAACAGGGGCATAGATGAGATAAGACAACTCAGAGAGTCCGTTCGATTCATACCAGCCAAATGTAATTACAAAATATATATTATCGACGAAGTACATATGCTCACTGAGCCGGCTTTCAACGCACTTCTGAAAACACTGGAAGAGCCCCCCGAGCATGTAATTTTTATAATGGCAACAACTGATGCACACAGAATCCCGCCAACAATACTGTCAAGGTGCCAGCGTTACGATTTCAAGAAAATACCTGCGGACTTCATGTATGACTACCTAAGCGGAGTACTGCAGAAGGAAGAAATAGAGCACGACAAGGACGCTGTAAGTGTTATCATGCGCAATTCAGAAGGTTGCATGAGGGATGCCCTCTCATTGGTGGATCAAATTGTCGCCTATTCCGGAGGTACTGTTAACATCCAGGACACCTCCTATCTTCTTGGTCTTTCGGATTATACTATTATAAACCGGCTGTTTGAACTGGTGCTGAACGAGGATATTACAGCTGTAGTCAAACACACGGAAGAAATTAACCTGAAAGGACTGGACTACATCTTTATTACGAAAACCATTATAGAATATTTGAAACATATTATGTTTGCCAAAGCCACGGGATATTTCCCCGAGAAAGAACTCACCTCGGAAGAAATCAAATATTTTACAAAAATCATGGAAAAGATTGATGAAAATCGGGCTTTTGTCCTGTTTCAGCTTTTTCAGAAACTGCTGCAGGACTTAAAGTTTTATGATATGCAGCAATATGTTTTCGAATTCGGTCTGTACAAGGCTGCAAATATATCGAAAATTATAGATGCCTCTGCAGCTGCTTCCAAATCAGCCCCGATACCGGAAAACAAAACTGCCGCAAAAACTTCTGACACTTACGGTAAAAGCACTGACAGCAAGATAGATTTAAACGACACGGATAAGATGTGGGATAAGCTGCTTGATCAAATAAGCAAATATAATCCTTCAACTTCGGCAAACCTTAGCCACGGTTATATCATAACTTCAGACAGCAATAACTTTAAAGTGGGCTTTAGTGAGGCAAAGCGTTTTCATTACGACATTGTGAACAAGAAAGAGCATATGGATATAATAACAAACGTTGTCAGGAATTTTTTCGGTGATGACAGAAAACTGTCTATCGTACTTGAAAACGGCAGTAAAAAAAAAGGCCTGAGTGAGAAAAAAGAGGAACTTGAGACTTATCACGAGAAAAAAACCAAAGAAGAAATAAATAAAAATGAGATGATAAGTAAAATTAAAAATGAATTTAACGGCAAAATAACGAATATAAAAGTTTACAAAGCTAACAAATAG
- a CDS encoding amino acid ABC transporter ATP-binding protein has protein sequence MIDSKKIIIAKDVVKTFRNGVKALKKVSMDVSYGEVVVVIGPSGSGKSTLLRTLNFLEPINEGEIIIDGISLTDPKTNINKVREEVGMVFQQFNLFPHMNALENITIAPTTVRKVSKSEADKTAIQLLEKVGLADRATSFPSQLSGGQQQRVAIARALAMKPKIMLFDEPTSALDPEMIGEVLEVMKTLAKEGMTMVVVTHEMGFAREVADRVIFMDEGEIIETNTPIELFKNPDNERLQKFLSQIL, from the coding sequence GTGATTGATAGCAAAAAGATTATTATAGCCAAAGATGTTGTAAAAACATTTCGCAATGGTGTCAAAGCGCTTAAAAAAGTTTCAATGGATGTAAGCTACGGAGAGGTTGTTGTCGTTATCGGTCCCAGCGGCTCAGGTAAATCAACGCTCCTTCGGACGCTGAATTTTCTGGAGCCTATTAATGAAGGGGAAATTATTATCGACGGTATTTCCCTGACAGATCCGAAAACCAATATCAATAAGGTCAGGGAAGAGGTGGGGATGGTTTTCCAGCAGTTTAATCTGTTCCCGCATATGAATGCATTGGAAAATATTACAATAGCTCCCACAACGGTAAGAAAAGTCTCAAAATCCGAAGCCGACAAGACAGCAATCCAGCTGCTTGAAAAAGTCGGGCTTGCAGACAGGGCAACGAGTTTTCCATCCCAGCTTTCAGGTGGACAGCAGCAGAGGGTGGCCATAGCCCGGGCATTGGCAATGAAGCCTAAGATTATGCTTTTTGATGAGCCTACAAGTGCCCTGGATCCTGAGATGATTGGTGAGGTGCTTGAGGTAATGAAAACACTTGCCAAAGAAGGTATGACTATGGTAGTTGTAACTCATGAAATGGGTTTTGCAAGAGAGGTTGCCGACAGAGTAATTTTTATGGATGAGGGTGAGATAATAGAGACGAACACACCTATAGAACTTTTTAAAAACCCGGATAATGAGCGGCTTCAAAAATTCTTAAGTCAGATACTTTGA
- a CDS encoding YbaB/EbfC family nucleoid-associated protein, whose amino-acid sequence MTRLDKIELNKYYVKFQEEYKMNIQQMMKQAQKMQKKMEEVQEEAAKEVVEASAGGGMVTVKVNGRQELIEINIEDDVINPEDKDMLSDLIIAAVNEGMKKAHDMVQERMSEITGGMGMNIPGMF is encoded by the coding sequence ATGACGAGATTGGACAAAATAGAATTGAACAAATATTATGTAAAATTTCAGGAGGAATACAAAATGAACATTCAGCAAATGATGAAACAGGCACAAAAAATGCAGAAGAAAATGGAAGAAGTCCAGGAAGAAGCTGCCAAGGAAGTTGTAGAGGCATCAGCAGGCGGCGGCATGGTTACTGTAAAGGTTAACGGCAGACAGGAGCTTATTGAAATCAACATTGAAGATGACGTGATAAACCCAGAGGATAAGGACATGCTTTCCGACCTTATCATTGCCGCTGTTAATGAGGGGATGAAAAAGGCTCATGATATGGTGCAGGAGAGAATGTCAGAAATAACCGGAGGAATGGGGATGAATATCCCCGGCATGTTTTAA